The Triticum dicoccoides isolate Atlit2015 ecotype Zavitan chromosome 6A, WEW_v2.0, whole genome shotgun sequence genome has a window encoding:
- the LOC119317048 gene encoding tRNA (guanine(37)-N1)-methyltransferase-like — protein sequence MEKLDESKFEQQLQLWALRIPRELASAVTRLLRSGSLLDMPRVKPVVEDPGSDKNRLVVLSEKIQNPDLSDIPEQVHNSLKQLCSVDVVPYMLTLGYSYFSADHILKQILPEGVEVPSSFETIGHVAHLNIPDDLLAYKDVIAKVIYDKNYPRIQTVVNKVGAISNEFRVPKFEILAGKKDMVTEVKQYGATFRLDYGLVYWNSRLEHEHIRLVSLFKKGDVICDMFAGIGPFSIPARQKGCVVYANDLNPDSIHYLKTNAKINKVEDYIFTYNMDARVFMQSLMAVPDPETKSECQFAAANRCSEEIVSGNEHPTPNGNHNDVQETWQGSLDGSSMVSTSAKRRQETSSEGDVAGQEDASQTKKRNNKKVKSSGPLPVKPWEHIDHVLMNLPASALQFLDCFSGLIQKRYWKGSLPWIHCYCFIRSSETEESILCEAQNKLNAKIAEPIFHRVRDVAPNKAMFCLSFRLPVECLKEETEDHIRSVDAIFELCGAV from the exons ATGGAGAAGCTGGACGAGAGCAAGTTCGAGCAGCAGCTGCAGCTCTGGGCGCTCCGCATCCCCCGCGAGCTCGCCTCCGCCGTCACCCGCCTGCTTCGCTCCGG GTCCCTACTGGACATGCCGCGGGTCAAGCCTGTAGTTGAGGACCCTGGGAGTGACAAGAACAGACTCGTGGTGCTGTCGGAGAAGATCCAGAACCCAG ATTTGTCCGACATTCCGGAGCAGGTTCACAATTCCTTGAAGCAACTGTGCAGCGTTGATGTTGTACCTTACATGTTGACTCTTGGTTATTCTTACTTTAGTGCTG ACCATATTCTGAAGCAAATATTGCCTGAAGGAGTAGAGGTGCCCTCTTCTTTTGAAACAATTG GCCATGTTGCTCACTTAAACATACCTGATGACTTGCTAGCATACAAAGATGTCATAGCAAAGGTTATCTATGAT AAAAATTATCCAAGGATTCAAACAGTGGTTAATAAAGTTGGGGCAATTTCAAATGAATTTagagtcccaaagtttgagattctAGCAGGGAAAAAGGATATGGTGACTGAAGTTAAACAGTATGGTGCTACATTTAGACTTGACTATGGTTTGGTCTACTGGAATTCGAGACTTGAGCATGAACACATCAGATTGGTTTCCCTTTTCAAGAAAGGAGATGTTATCTGTGACATGTTTGCTGGTATTGGCCCATTTTCTATCCCAGCCAGACAGAAAGGATGTGTTGTATATGCAAATGATTTAAATCCAGACAGTATTCATTATCTGAAGACAAATGCAAAGATTAACAAGGTGGAGGATTATATCTTCACATATAACATGGATGCTAGAGTATTCATGCAAAGTTTAATGGCAGTACCTGACCCAGAAACTAAGTCCGAGTGTCAATTTGCTGCTGCTAATCGTTGTTCTGAAGAAATCGTTTCTGGTAATGAACACCCTACACCAAATGGAAATCATAATG ATGTACAAGAGACCTGGCAAGGGAGTTTGGATGGCTCCTCCATGGTAAGCACTAGTGCCAAAAGGCGTCAAGAAACCTCTAGCGAAG GTGATGTTGCCGGCCAAGAAGATGCCAGTCAAACAAAAAAGAGGAACAATAAGAAAGTTAAAAGCTCAGGGCCACTACCTGTCAAGCCTTGGGAGCACATTGACCATGTATTAATGAATCTCCCTGCTTCTGCACTGCAGTTTCTCG ATTGTTTTAGTGGTCTTATTCAAAAGAGATACTGGAAAGGGTCATTACCTTGGATCCACTGTTATTGTTTCATCCGTTCGAGTGAAACTGAAGAATCGATATTATGT GAAGCACAAAATAAACTGAATGCCAAGATAGCAGAACCAATATTCCATAGGGTTCGTGATGTTGCACCTAACAAG GCTATGTTTTGCTTGAGTTTTAGGTTACCCGTGGAATGTCTCAAGGAGGAAACTGAAGATCACATTCGATCAGTTGACG CAATCTTCGAGCTATGCGGTGCAGTCTGA